The following proteins are encoded in a genomic region of Chitinophagales bacterium:
- a CDS encoding 30S ribosomal protein S12: MPTIQQLVRKGREVLEVKSKSRALDSCPQKRGVCTKVYTTTPKKPNSALRKVAKVRLTNSIEVIAYIPGEGHNLQEHSIVLIRGGRVKDLPGVRYHIVRGALDTAGVNNRKQSRSKYGTKRPK; the protein is encoded by the coding sequence ATGCCTACTATTCAGCAATTAGTAAGAAAAGGAAGAGAAGTATTAGAGGTGAAATCTAAGTCTAGAGCCCTTGATTCCTGCCCACAGAAGCGTGGCGTATGTACGAAAGTATATACGACAACACCTAAAAAACCGAATTCAGCACTTAGAAAAGTAGCTAAGGTAAGGTTAACAAATAGTATTGAGGTGATTGCCTATATCCCGGGAGAAGGACATAATCTTCAGGAGCACTCCATTGTACTAATTAGAGGCGGCAGGGTAAAGGATTTACCTGGTGTGAGATACCATATCGTAAGAGGAGCGTTGGATACAGCTGGAGTCAATAACAGAAAGCAATCTCGCTCAAAGTACGGTACAAAAAGACCTAAGTGA
- a CDS encoding tyrosine--tRNA ligase: MNTNFIEELKWRGKFQDCVAETENQLQKESTTGYIGFDPTASSLHLGNFQQIVLLKRLQLAGHKPIALMGGATGRVGDPKMTGERTLLSIDEIDSFIASQKKQLEKFIEFGNGKNDAILVNNYDWFKDFSFLDFIRDVGKHITVSYMMSKDSVQNRLESGISFTEFTYQLIQGYDFLHLYKNYNCKLQLGGSDQWGNITTGVELVRRIMGEKVYAITSSLVTKSDGTKMGKSEAGENVWLDPTLTTPYKLYQFILNRTDDEILNLNRRFSFKGKEEIEAMEAEFKTAPHLRSIHKSLGQELTTMIHSDVDYEQAVSLSSLLFSGGLNELKSASYEGLKEVFGGLNQYQISRDKLSQGMDITEFLVSGTNIFPSNGQARQKLGENAISINKSKVTLDYKVSANDVLHERLILVQQGKKNYYFVELV; this comes from the coding sequence GTGAATACTAATTTTATAGAAGAGTTAAAGTGGAGAGGAAAATTTCAGGATTGTGTCGCTGAGACAGAGAACCAATTACAGAAAGAATCAACAACTGGATATATCGGTTTTGACCCTACTGCTAGTTCTCTTCACTTAGGAAATTTTCAACAAATCGTTCTCCTCAAGCGATTGCAATTGGCTGGACATAAACCTATAGCACTGATGGGAGGTGCTACTGGTCGTGTAGGTGACCCTAAGATGACAGGGGAGAGGACATTATTATCTATCGATGAGATCGATTCATTTATTGCAAGTCAGAAAAAACAACTTGAGAAGTTTATCGAATTTGGAAATGGTAAGAATGATGCGATTCTCGTTAACAATTATGATTGGTTCAAAGATTTTAGTTTTTTAGATTTTATTCGTGATGTGGGAAAACATATTACAGTGAGTTACATGATGAGTAAAGATAGTGTTCAAAATCGTTTAGAATCGGGCATATCTTTTACAGAATTTACTTATCAATTGATTCAAGGCTATGATTTTCTTCATTTGTATAAAAACTACAATTGCAAGTTACAATTAGGTGGAAGCGATCAATGGGGTAATATCACGACAGGTGTTGAGTTAGTGAGAAGAATTATGGGTGAAAAAGTTTATGCTATTACTAGTTCTTTGGTGACTAAGTCTGATGGTACAAAAATGGGTAAATCCGAAGCAGGCGAAAATGTGTGGCTAGACCCAACTTTGACAACCCCTTACAAACTATATCAATTTATTTTGAATAGAACAGATGATGAAATTCTCAACTTAAATAGAAGATTTTCATTTAAGGGTAAAGAAGAGATAGAGGCGATGGAGGCGGAGTTTAAGACAGCCCCTCATTTGAGAAGTATTCATAAGTCTCTTGGTCAGGAATTAACCACTATGATTCATAGTGATGTAGATTATGAACAAGCGGTTTCTTTGAGTAGTTTGCTGTTTTCTGGCGGATTGAATGAATTAAAATCTGCTTCATACGAAGGATTAAAAGAAGTATTCGGGGGATTGAATCAATACCAGATATCTCGAGATAAATTATCTCAGGGAATGGATATTACAGAGTTTCTAGTTTCAGGAACAAATATTTTTCCATCCAATGGACAAGCGCGTCAAAAGCTAGGTGAAAATGCAATCAGTATTAATAAATCAAAAGTAACCCTAGATTACAAAGTGAGTGCAAATGATGTTCTACACGAAAGGTTGATTTTAGTTCAACAAGGTAAAAAGAATTATTATTTTGTTGAGTTAGTTTAA
- the murB gene encoding UDP-N-acetylmuramate dehydrogenase, translating into MAKELIIVKSLEDVINLLPRLKIEKFMFLGGGSNVLFIDDFDGLVVVNQIKGLEAKPINENDFYVSSMSGESWHEFVLWTLDKGYNGLENLSLIPGTVGAAPMQNIGAYGVEFKDVCIQVDALELSTGKLRKFNKMECEFGYRESVFKRALKDKYFIYQVHVKLSHNSPIKASYGNIQDVLKAKGIEHPNHRDISNAVIEIRSSKLPDPAKLGNAGSFFKNPVVEKSQANVLLQEFPNAPHFPDGDRVKIPAGWLIEQCGFKGYREGNTGSHKDQALVIVNYGNASGREIYEYSEKVIDAVKKRFNFVLEREVNMIG; encoded by the coding sequence ATGGCTAAAGAGCTAATCATAGTAAAGAGTTTAGAGGATGTCATAAATTTACTTCCCAGACTCAAGATTGAAAAATTTATGTTTCTCGGTGGTGGTTCCAATGTTTTATTTATTGATGATTTTGACGGCTTAGTCGTTGTCAATCAGATAAAGGGTCTTGAAGCAAAACCTATTAATGAGAATGATTTCTATGTTTCATCCATGTCAGGGGAATCCTGGCACGAGTTTGTCTTATGGACGCTGGATAAAGGATATAATGGATTAGAGAATTTGTCCTTGATACCCGGCACAGTAGGCGCTGCACCTATGCAGAATATTGGTGCTTATGGTGTGGAATTTAAGGATGTCTGTATTCAAGTTGATGCATTAGAGCTTTCTACAGGTAAATTGAGAAAATTCAATAAGATGGAATGCGAATTTGGATACAGAGAGAGTGTCTTTAAGAGAGCTTTGAAGGATAAATATTTTATTTATCAGGTGCATGTAAAGCTTTCCCATAATTCACCTATTAAGGCTAGTTACGGTAATATTCAAGATGTATTGAAAGCTAAGGGTATAGAGCACCCTAATCATCGAGATATATCTAATGCTGTTATAGAAATTAGAAGTTCGAAACTTCCAGACCCTGCGAAACTTGGTAATGCAGGGTCATTCTTTAAAAATCCCGTTGTTGAAAAATCACAGGCTAATGTATTGTTACAAGAATTTCCTAATGCCCCACATTTCCCTGATGGAGATAGGGTAAAAATACCGGCAGGTTGGCTGATAGAGCAGTGTGGTTTTAAAGGTTATAGAGAAGGTAATACGGGAAGTCATAAAGATCAAGCCTTGGTGATAGTAAATTATGGTAATGCCAGTGGGCGAGAGATTTATGAATATTCTGAGAAAGTTATCGATGCGGTGAAAAAAAGGTTTAACTTTGTCCTTGAAAGAGAGGTAAATATGATAGGATAA
- a CDS encoding VWA domain-containing protein, protein MLLSAPACLGQSDTCQNKPEDRFRVLFLLDASHSMGQRWDNKPLWEIAKKTIEEFAYFLQKNYNVEMGLRVYGHNSPVSANDCFDSKLEVPIEENSARKIIAKLKTIQYKGTTPLTYSLEQAAEDLGCNSKKNVIILITDGYETCNRNPCAMAEKLLDFRISIKPLIVGLNIDPKEIQHLHCIGDFKNARNKEDFKKELYNSFINIANRRSFSLFLKNGDKKISESNIPFTIYNAKNKEFIAAYYHHLGVSQMPDTINTGNYDSVDIKIHCVPPLWVRNVKLKKYVHNFITVDYPKGNLDVKWDNSSGKIYDNPLGLIYQDTNLLDKFYLPSNIDILEGDYKLALNTVPAKSYANLNIKKTKTHEIILPAPGLLNITYSSDIYGDLYNYKNGILEKCMSLSTHKNIESISLQPGKYKIIYRSQKSITIHATFEKAFDVTSFSIVNVAL, encoded by the coding sequence TTGTTACTGTCTGCACCTGCATGTTTAGGTCAGTCTGATACCTGTCAGAATAAACCCGAAGATAGATTTCGAGTTCTATTTCTTCTTGATGCCTCTCATAGTATGGGACAGCGGTGGGATAATAAACCATTATGGGAGATAGCTAAAAAAACGATAGAAGAATTTGCCTATTTCTTGCAAAAAAATTATAATGTAGAAATGGGACTCCGAGTCTATGGTCACAATTCTCCTGTATCAGCCAATGATTGCTTTGACTCTAAACTAGAAGTACCTATTGAGGAAAATTCAGCTAGAAAAATAATAGCCAAACTTAAAACTATTCAGTATAAGGGAACTACGCCGCTTACCTATTCGCTAGAACAAGCAGCGGAGGATTTAGGATGTAATAGCAAAAAGAATGTCATTATTCTCATTACAGATGGGTATGAAACCTGCAATCGCAATCCATGTGCAATGGCAGAGAAATTGCTTGATTTTCGTATTTCCATTAAACCATTGATCGTAGGTTTGAACATTGACCCCAAGGAAATCCAACATTTGCATTGTATTGGTGATTTTAAAAATGCTAGGAATAAAGAAGACTTCAAAAAGGAGTTATACAATTCCTTTATTAATATAGCAAACAGACGAAGCTTCTCTTTGTTTTTAAAAAATGGTGATAAAAAAATAAGTGAATCCAATATCCCTTTCACTATTTATAATGCTAAGAATAAGGAGTTTATTGCTGCGTATTATCATCACTTAGGAGTCAGCCAAATGCCTGATACGATTAATACTGGCAACTATGATTCGGTTGATATAAAAATTCACTGTGTTCCACCTCTTTGGGTGCGTAATGTCAAACTCAAAAAATACGTTCACAATTTTATAACTGTTGATTATCCAAAAGGCAACTTGGATGTCAAATGGGACAATAGTTCAGGAAAAATTTATGACAATCCTTTAGGTTTGATATATCAGGATACGAATTTACTAGATAAGTTTTACTTGCCATCTAATATCGATATACTAGAAGGAGATTATAAATTGGCACTCAATACGGTACCAGCTAAGTCTTATGCTAATTTGAATATAAAGAAAACTAAGACTCATGAAATTATTTTACCTGCACCTGGATTATTGAATATTACTTATTCCTCCGATATTTATGGTGATCTTTATAACTATAAAAACGGGATTTTGGAAAAATGCATGAGCCTAAGCACTCATAAAAATATTGAGTCCATTTCTCTACAACCAGGCAAATATAAAATTATATACCGCTCTCAAAAATCAATTACCATTCATGCCACATTTGAAAAAGCATTTGATGTTACTTCGTTTTCTATTGTGAATGTGGCGTTGTAG
- the rfbC gene encoding dTDP-4-dehydrorhamnose 3,5-epimerase yields the protein MEVFPTSIGDVILFRPNVFSDARGSFFESYNQNTIKQVGIHTTFVQDNQSQSSKGVLRGLHYQMGEHAQAKLVRVIRGSVYDVAVDIRKGSPTYGKYFGAILSEENGKQMFVPRGFAHGFLVLEDNTIFTYKCDNFYHKPSEGGIIWNDPGIGIDWQMDAKDILLSEKDEKLPNLTNCLNDFIYV from the coding sequence ATGGAAGTTTTCCCGACAAGTATTGGAGATGTTATTCTATTTCGACCAAATGTATTCAGTGATGCTCGAGGCTCTTTTTTTGAGTCATACAATCAAAATACGATAAAACAAGTCGGTATTCATACAACCTTTGTACAAGATAATCAGTCGCAGTCCTCTAAAGGAGTTTTGCGTGGGTTGCATTATCAAATGGGGGAGCATGCTCAGGCTAAACTAGTGCGTGTCATCAGAGGCTCTGTATACGATGTGGCGGTTGATATTAGAAAAGGGTCTCCTACTTATGGAAAATATTTTGGAGCTATACTTAGTGAGGAAAATGGTAAACAGATGTTTGTCCCTCGAGGATTTGCGCATGGATTTTTAGTTTTAGAAGACAATACTATTTTTACATATAAATGTGATAATTTCTACCATAAACCTTCCGAAGGCGGCATTATCTGGAATGATCCGGGAATAGGAATAGATTGGCAAATGGACGCTAAAGACATACTACTATCAGAAAAAGATGAAAAACTTCCTAATTTGACAAACTGCTTAAACGACTTTATATATGTCTAG
- the rfbD gene encoding dTDP-4-dehydrorhamnose reductase produces MSRILVIGSNGQLASVLKQIQSKYSNHQFLFTSQNDLDISDNKSIESVFKNFEPNYTINCAAYTAVDKAESDQESAFKINEKGVENLANHCRNENSYFIHISTDFVFDGKKSNPYTEDDKTNPLSIYGLSKLKGELAIQNSGCDYTIIRTAWLYSSFGNNFVKTMIRLGSERESLNVVADQIGSPTYSADLAMIILSQLENFPNHKNNIYHYSNEGVASWYDFAYEIMQMSSLKCQVNPIPTTDYPTPAVRPSFSVMDKSKIKRHFNITIPHWKESLASCIHLLRP; encoded by the coding sequence ATGTCTAGGATTTTGGTAATTGGAAGTAATGGACAATTAGCAAGTGTGTTAAAACAAATTCAAAGTAAATATTCCAACCATCAATTTCTATTTACTTCACAAAATGACCTCGATATTTCAGACAATAAATCCATCGAGTCTGTTTTTAAAAATTTTGAACCAAATTATACCATCAACTGTGCAGCTTATACTGCAGTAGATAAAGCGGAAAGTGACCAAGAAAGCGCATTTAAAATCAATGAAAAAGGAGTAGAAAATTTAGCGAATCATTGTCGCAACGAAAACTCTTATTTCATTCATATTTCTACAGACTTTGTTTTTGATGGTAAAAAATCTAATCCCTACACGGAAGATGATAAAACCAATCCACTATCCATTTATGGACTAAGCAAATTGAAAGGTGAGCTAGCTATTCAAAATTCTGGATGCGACTACACTATTATTCGAACTGCCTGGCTATATAGTAGTTTCGGGAATAATTTCGTTAAAACCATGATACGATTAGGCTCAGAAAGAGAATCACTCAATGTAGTTGCAGACCAGATTGGCAGTCCGACTTATAGTGCTGATTTAGCCATGATCATTTTAAGTCAATTGGAAAATTTCCCAAATCATAAGAACAATATCTACCACTATTCTAATGAAGGGGTAGCGAGCTGGTATGATTTTGCCTATGAAATTATGCAAATGAGCAGCTTAAAATGTCAAGTAAATCCTATTCCGACCACTGATTATCCCACACCCGCAGTAAGACCGAGTTTCAGCGTGATGGATAAATCTAAAATCAAGCGTCATTTTAATATTACAATACCACATTGGAAAGAAAGTCTAGCATCATGTATTCATCTATTACGCCCATAG
- a CDS encoding ATP-binding protein: MYGRKAFEQLEEHLDNKLITVITGLRRVGKSTALKHLYKSYKSNNKIYLDLERLENRAIFQLDNYSHIENALEAMGFDFKKPGLMALDEIQTVRNMPSIVKSIYDTYGTKFVVTGSSAFYLRNHFDESLAGRKKIFNMYPLDFEEFLEFKEVKKPNFKKFRLATFNKTFYDLYQSYYQEYLTYGGFPEVVLAKKEADKKDYLRDILNSHIELDIRLLGDISASDTLYKLILLLSQRVGSKLDISKISVILGENRKKITDYILLLEGTFLIRMVKPFTSGKDKEITKQPKLYFTDNGLLNICAQVSMGARFENAICNQLACQGDVNYYERTTGTEIDFIWNRKIAVEVKQTPVPQDYSQLRVRADKVGLNDVLLVGEGVAPKNFNNYVWGGSIFTSDSL, encoded by the coding sequence ATGTATGGAAGAAAAGCATTTGAACAACTAGAGGAACACCTAGATAATAAGCTTATTACAGTTATAACTGGGCTGCGACGTGTTGGCAAATCTACAGCTCTGAAGCATTTATATAAGTCATATAAGTCAAACAATAAAATCTATCTTGATTTAGAGCGCTTGGAAAATAGAGCTATATTTCAATTGGATAATTATAGTCATATCGAAAATGCACTGGAGGCGATGGGGTTTGATTTCAAGAAACCTGGATTAATGGCTTTGGATGAAATTCAGACAGTTAGAAATATGCCGAGTATAGTCAAGAGTATATACGATACCTATGGAACTAAATTTGTGGTAACTGGATCGAGCGCCTTCTACCTACGCAATCATTTCGATGAGAGTCTTGCGGGCAGAAAGAAAATTTTCAATATGTATCCTTTAGATTTTGAAGAATTTCTTGAATTTAAAGAGGTTAAAAAGCCAAATTTCAAAAAATTTAGATTGGCTACATTTAACAAGACTTTTTATGATCTTTATCAAAGTTATTATCAAGAATATTTGACCTACGGTGGATTTCCAGAAGTAGTTTTAGCCAAGAAAGAGGCAGACAAGAAAGATTATCTACGCGATATTTTAAACTCACATATCGAGTTAGATATCCGACTATTAGGAGATATTAGTGCTTCCGATACATTATACAAGCTTATACTACTACTCTCGCAGCGTGTAGGTTCTAAACTTGATATTTCAAAAATCTCAGTCATCTTAGGAGAAAATAGAAAGAAAATCACAGATTATATACTGTTGCTCGAAGGTACATTCCTTATTCGCATGGTTAAGCCATTTACCAGTGGTAAAGACAAAGAAATCACCAAGCAGCCCAAGCTATATTTTACGGATAATGGTCTTCTCAATATTTGCGCTCAAGTAAGTATGGGGGCTCGATTTGAAAATGCAATTTGCAATCAGCTAGCCTGCCAAGGCGATGTCAATTATTATGAACGCACTACAGGCACAGAAATAGATTTTATCTGGAATAGAAAGATAGCTGTCGAGGTCAAGCAAACCCCAGTACCACAAGATTATTCTCAACTGCGAGTGCGTGCAGACAAGGTAGGATTGAATGATGTCCTTCTAGTAGGCGAAGGTGTAGCCCCAAAAAATTTTAACAATTATGTATGGGGAGGCAGCATTTTCACAAGTGATAGTTTATAA
- the rpsG gene encoding 30S ribosomal protein S7: MRKSKPKKRYLQPDPVFNDEMVSLFVNNLMYDGKKSIAYKIFYDAIAQIDAKSEEGTNGYETWKKALSNVSPSVEVKSKRIGGSNFQIPMEVRPARKISLGMKWLILFSRKRNGKSMADKLAQETIAAAKGEGAAYKKREDVHRMAEANKAFAHFR; this comes from the coding sequence ATGAGAAAAAGTAAACCAAAAAAAAGGTATTTGCAACCTGACCCTGTCTTTAACGACGAAATGGTATCGCTATTTGTAAATAATTTGATGTATGATGGTAAAAAGTCCATCGCTTACAAAATCTTTTATGACGCCATTGCTCAAATCGATGCGAAATCAGAAGAAGGTACGAATGGCTACGAAACTTGGAAAAAAGCTTTATCAAATGTAAGCCCAAGTGTAGAGGTAAAGTCTAAGAGAATTGGTGGTTCAAACTTCCAAATACCAATGGAGGTCAGACCAGCAAGAAAAATTTCTTTAGGCATGAAGTGGTTGATTTTATTCTCTAGAAAGAGAAATGGAAAATCAATGGCTGATAAACTAGCCCAGGAAACCATAGCTGCAGCCAAGGGTGAAGGTGCTGCATATAAGAAAAGAGAAGATGTACACAGAATGGCAGAGGCTAACAAAGCATTTGCTCACTTCCGTTAA
- a CDS encoding VWA domain-containing protein → MNYFSSFYSILNLSNYCKVWVLIFLFFSINLTSQEESQIFNKRVLFILDGSGSMNERWQSETKWEMAITTLSSLIDSFEKVNKDFEIGIRVLGHQYHKTQQRCDDTKLEIPFSKELTFEKVNSQLKAFSPKGYTPLAYSIAESEKDFGDDVKTQNIIILITDGLENCNGNPCEVATRLREKNIFINPYIIGLGIDSLESQNLECIGKYIDAKNKEVFKQVVQTILTEVAVKTTLTIHFIKSDSTSYPYYVPFSIIDTRSRIDLHNLIFTSNTRRTKDTININPQYQYALLVHSNPSFYVPNFSITKGKHQHYTIPVITGEIKYNNPYKNRRNQYLLRPKEWNFNQWHTGLVSNMHWVDSQMIIDYNMHPMVRYSPVNLKEGSVYEMATGARGTLIVKRENKELMTLYNKSWEKVLTFNNDVVTTLDLAIGDYYLLFKNRIAHSENTKYRALKIIENQTTNILIEP, encoded by the coding sequence TTGAATTATTTTTCGTCATTCTATTCCATACTTAACTTGTCAAATTATTGCAAAGTTTGGGTGCTCATTTTTCTTTTTTTTAGTATTAATTTGACGAGTCAGGAAGAGTCTCAGATTTTCAATAAACGTGTCTTATTCATACTTGACGGCTCTGGTAGTATGAATGAGCGATGGCAGTCAGAGACCAAATGGGAAATGGCTATTACCACGCTTTCTAGTCTTATCGATAGTTTTGAAAAAGTAAATAAGGATTTCGAAATTGGGATTCGGGTGCTCGGTCACCAATACCATAAAACTCAACAGCGATGTGATGATACTAAACTGGAAATACCTTTCTCTAAAGAATTGACCTTTGAAAAAGTAAACAGTCAACTCAAAGCGTTTTCCCCCAAGGGTTATACCCCCTTGGCATACTCCATAGCTGAGAGTGAAAAAGACTTTGGAGATGATGTGAAAACGCAAAATATTATCATTCTTATAACAGATGGTCTCGAAAACTGCAATGGGAATCCCTGCGAAGTGGCAACAAGGCTCCGCGAAAAAAATATTTTTATCAATCCCTATATCATAGGCCTAGGAATAGATTCCTTGGAAAGTCAAAATCTAGAGTGTATCGGGAAATATATCGATGCTAAGAATAAGGAAGTTTTCAAGCAAGTGGTTCAAACGATTCTAACTGAAGTAGCTGTAAAGACAACCTTGACAATACATTTTATAAAAAGTGATAGTACTAGCTATCCATACTATGTTCCCTTTTCTATCATTGATACGCGTTCTCGAATCGATTTGCATAATTTGATTTTCACTTCCAATACCCGGCGTACTAAAGATACAATTAATATCAATCCCCAGTATCAATATGCTCTACTCGTGCATTCTAACCCATCCTTCTATGTGCCAAACTTCTCTATTACGAAAGGCAAACACCAACACTATACTATACCGGTTATAACTGGTGAGATAAAATATAACAATCCATATAAAAATAGACGCAATCAGTATTTGCTAAGACCAAAAGAGTGGAACTTCAACCAATGGCACACTGGCTTAGTCTCCAATATGCATTGGGTAGATAGTCAAATGATAATTGACTACAATATGCACCCAATGGTGCGCTATTCTCCAGTCAATTTGAAAGAAGGTTCTGTTTATGAAATGGCCACAGGTGCGCGCGGAACCCTTATAGTCAAACGTGAAAATAAGGAGCTGATGACACTGTATAATAAAAGCTGGGAAAAGGTTTTGACGTTTAATAATGATGTGGTTACTACCTTAGATTTGGCTATTGGAGACTATTATTTATTGTTTAAAAATAGAATCGCACATAGTGAGAATACCAAGTATAGAGCTTTAAAAATTATCGAGAATCAAACAACCAATATTCTTATAGAACCCTAG
- the cysQ gene encoding 3'(2'),5'-bisphosphate nucleotidase CysQ, with product MYSSITPIESIDIDRLIDIAIQAGQAIMDIYNQPFDIITKGDGSPLTLADKNANKIITDYLFSKYTIPILSEENDDISYEIRKNWKQLWIIDPLDGTKEFIHKRREFTVNIALVEEGKPILGLIYAPVFKELYFAIKNQGSYFVYRNEKVRIQSKSALKFDNKSFHNINKPHLKVILSRSHNDGFVLEDYIQQQDYTIQALAMGSSLKFCRIAHGIVDMNIRMKPTSEWDTAAAQIILEEAGRHLVKYEDGTPLDYNKENVLNPYFVAY from the coding sequence ATGTATTCATCTATTACGCCCATAGAAAGCATTGATATAGATAGGTTGATAGACATAGCTATCCAAGCTGGACAGGCTATTATGGATATCTATAATCAGCCTTTTGACATCATAACGAAAGGAGATGGTTCCCCACTAACTCTTGCAGACAAGAATGCAAATAAAATTATCACCGATTATCTGTTTTCAAAATATACCATTCCTATATTAAGTGAGGAGAATGATGATATCTCTTATGAAATAAGAAAAAACTGGAAACAATTATGGATTATTGATCCTCTGGATGGCACAAAAGAATTTATTCATAAGCGCAGAGAATTTACGGTCAATATAGCATTAGTAGAAGAAGGTAAACCTATATTAGGCTTAATATATGCGCCTGTCTTCAAGGAACTCTATTTCGCTATAAAAAATCAAGGCAGCTATTTTGTTTATCGAAACGAAAAGGTAAGAATTCAGTCTAAATCTGCACTGAAATTTGATAATAAATCTTTTCATAATATTAATAAACCTCATCTTAAAGTTATACTATCGCGCTCACACAACGATGGTTTTGTATTAGAAGACTATATACAACAACAGGATTATACTATTCAAGCCCTAGCTATGGGGAGTTCGTTAAAGTTTTGCCGTATAGCTCATGGTATCGTCGATATGAATATCCGTATGAAACCAACCTCAGAATGGGACACAGCTGCTGCGCAAATAATACTAGAAGAGGCAGGTAGGCATCTGGTAAAGTATGAAGACGGAACACCCTTAGATTATAACAAAGAAAATGTTTTAAATCCTTATTTTGTGGCTTATTAG
- a CDS encoding rhodanese-related sulfurtransferase: protein MQLYNRVDRKVLKERLAQMDEEFTTISFYKYHKIHQPEQFRDELYRAWYAMGVLGRIYIAHEGINAQLALPSRNLEVFNTYLDTFSMFKGMRRNYAVEDGKSFFKLKIQVRDKIVADGIEDPSFDAGNCGVHLDAKRWNELMEHPEVTVVDFRNHYESEVGHFKNAILPDVDTFREQLPKVAEELRDKKDKPVLMYCTGGIRCEKASAYMKHHGFNEVYQLEGGIIKYARDCKEKGIEPKFIGKNFVFDERLHETITEDVIAHCHQCGEPADTHINCANEACHLLFIQCEKCAEKYEKCCTLACQEVIHLPIETQKELRKGKKNKQMIFKKGRAEHLLTLKG, encoded by the coding sequence ATGCAACTATACAATCGAGTAGATAGAAAGGTATTGAAGGAGCGATTGGCGCAGATGGACGAAGAGTTCACGACGATTTCCTTTTACAAATACCACAAAATCCATCAACCAGAACAATTCCGAGATGAGCTATACCGTGCATGGTATGCTATGGGTGTCTTGGGTCGTATCTATATAGCTCATGAAGGCATCAATGCTCAGTTGGCCCTGCCTTCTAGGAATTTAGAGGTATTCAATACTTATCTCGATACCTTCTCTATGTTTAAAGGTATGCGGAGAAATTATGCTGTGGAAGATGGAAAGTCATTTTTCAAATTGAAAATTCAGGTACGAGATAAAATTGTGGCGGATGGTATCGAAGACCCCAGCTTTGATGCTGGAAATTGTGGCGTGCACCTCGATGCTAAGCGATGGAATGAATTGATGGAACACCCTGAGGTGACTGTTGTAGATTTTAGAAATCATTACGAATCTGAGGTTGGGCATTTCAAAAATGCAATACTACCCGACGTGGATACCTTTCGTGAACAATTGCCGAAGGTAGCTGAAGAATTGCGAGATAAAAAAGATAAGCCAGTTTTAATGTACTGCACAGGTGGTATTCGATGTGAAAAGGCGAGCGCCTACATGAAACATCATGGTTTTAATGAAGTGTATCAGCTTGAAGGGGGTATTATCAAATACGCTAGAGACTGCAAGGAAAAAGGAATCGAGCCTAAATTTATCGGCAAAAACTTCGTCTTTGATGAGCGACTGCACGAGACAATTACGGAAGATGTCATAGCACATTGTCATCAATGTGGTGAACCAGCTGATACACATATCAACTGTGCCAATGAAGCTTGTCATTTACTTTTTATTCAATGTGAAAAATGCGCTGAGAAGTATGAAAAATGCTGCACATTAGCTTGCCAAGAGGTTATTCATTTACCTATAGAAACTCAGAAAGAATTGAGAAAAGGGAAGAAGAATAAACAAATGATTTTCAAGAAGGGTAGGGCAGAACACCTTCTGACTTTGAAAGGTTAA